Below is a genomic region from Caulobacter rhizosphaerae.
TCCACTCGCTGTTCGCGTTCGACGACCAGAAGGAAGGCATGGCCGCCTTCGTCGAGAAGCGCAAACCGGCGTTCAAGGGGTCGTGAACCCTCGCCAGGCCGGCGCGCGAGATTCTGGGTCCTCGGCGATTGACCCAAGGCGGTCGTTCCCGTATATCCGCGCGCTCTTGATTTCTCCTGCTTCGCGGCCGCCCGCGCGGCTGTCCGTTTGAAGGTCCAACTCATGGCCAATAATCCCGGCGCCAAGAAAGCGATCCGCAAGATCGCCCGTCGCACCGAAGTGAACACTGCTCGCCGCTCGCGCGTGCGCACCTTCCTGCGCAAGTTCGAAGACGCCCTGGCCGCCGGCGACAAGGCCGTCGCCAAGGCCGCGTTCATCGAAGCGCAATCGGAACTGATGCGCGCCGTCTCCAAGGGCGTCGTCCATCCCAACACCGGTTCGCGCAAGGTTTCGCGCCTGGCGGCTCGCCTGAAGAAGCTTGATCAGGCCGCGGCCTAAATCCAGTTTCTCGCCGAACGCCGTTCGGTTAGCGAAATCAAAGACTTAGAAAAGCCGATCGGGGAAACTCGGTCGGCTTTTTCTATTGCCTTT
It encodes:
- the rpsT gene encoding 30S ribosomal protein S20, giving the protein MANNPGAKKAIRKIARRTEVNTARRSRVRTFLRKFEDALAAGDKAVAKAAFIEAQSELMRAVSKGVVHPNTGSRKVSRLAARLKKLDQAAA